TCCGAGGCGGTGTGAAACTGGTTGATACTCCTGGTGTCGGTTCAGTCTATAAGCATAACACGGATATTGCATATAAATATCTTCCGAAATCTGATGCAGCCATTTTTGTTCTTTCGATTGATCAGCCTGCAAGTGAAGCAGAACTGGATTTTTTGAAAGACGTTAGGAATTTCGCTCACAAGATCTTTTTTGTCCTGAACAAGATCGATGTAGCCCCTAGAGAAGAGCTTGATAGAGCGGTATCTTTTACCAGAAGTGTGCTTGAAGAAACAATGGGGAAAGATGTAAGGCTTTTCCCGGTGTCTGCAAAGTGGGCTTTAGAAGGCAAGAATAAAGGACTTTCACAACTCCTTGAAGATAGCGGGCTTCAAACTTTTTCGTCGGCTTTGGAAGCTTTTCTTATGGAAGAAAAGGGTAGAGTGCTCGTGTGTTCTGCTGCTCATAGAATGTTGTGGTATCTTTCGGAAGCGTCTCTTTCACTTGAGCTTGAGCGGAAGGCTTTGTTGAGTCCCATTGAGGAGCTTAGAGCAAAGCTTGAACTCTTTGATAAGAAACGTTCTGAACTTTCTATACGAATGACCCACCTTGCTTCTATCATTGATAATTCCGTAAATAAAACAATTTTAAGTCAGCTTGATGCGGATCTAAGGTCTTTCAGACAGTCTATAGAGGGAGAAATAAAAGCCGAGGTTCTTAAGATATTTGAAGATTACCAGAATCGATCTCTTGAAGAACTTAATGAAGCGTTGAGACGTTGTATTACGGATGGGCTCTATGATGGTTACATGGCGTGGTGTGAAAAGGAAAGAGAAATACTTGATAAACACCTCCAGGAAATTTTTGATCCTTTGAGAAGAGATGTTGAGGTAGAAACGGCGGAATTGATGAAATTTTCATCTGAGCTTTTTGATCTGCCGGCTTTTTCAGGAAGCTTTTCAATGAAATTTATGGATAAAGCAGGAAGTGTATTTCGGATCAAGCAGGATCCGGTGGCTCTGGAACTTCTCGATACTATGCTTACAGAAAAAGTTCCCAGATGGATGAGCCGGTTTTCTCGTTTGAAGGAATTTTTGATTAGGAAAGCGAGAGATCGCATTTTGAAAAGATGGCTCAATCAGCTTTCAATTATGTCTGATATGTATAGTGGAA
This window of the Thermodesulforhabdaceae bacterium genome carries:
- a CDS encoding dynamin family protein — protein: MVDSQGITESFQDFSRYKQEIIVAIEQFKQIGASQRFTLEEIRNKLDQEVFELVVVGQFKRGKTYLINALLGEELLPTGVVPLTSIVTVITYGEKVSATVFFADGITREIAVEEIGEYVTEIGNPRNEKNVQEVQVSFPSEYLRGGVKLVDTPGVGSVYKHNTDIAYKYLPKSDAAIFVLSIDQPASEAELDFLKDVRNFAHKIFFVLNKIDVAPREELDRAVSFTRSVLEETMGKDVRLFPVSAKWALEGKNKGLSQLLEDSGLQTFSSALEAFLMEEKGRVLVCSAAHRMLWYLSEASLSLELERKALLSPIEELRAKLELFDKKRSELSIRMTHLASIIDNSVNKTILSQLDADLRSFRQSIEGEIKAEVLKIFEDYQNRSLEELNEALRRCITDGLYDGYMAWCEKEREILDKHLQEIFDPLRRDVEVETAELMKFSSELFDLPAFSGSFSMKFMDKAGSVFRIKQDPVALELLDTMLTEKVPRWMSRFSRLKEFLIRKARDRILKRWLNQLSIMSDMYSGRARFALVKTTEKATDQFRRGILEGVNRTLKSLSDAISKGMEVKERSEAESRERVYAIEKELVLVNSLRERIGQLYTRVSFSS